A stretch of Lutra lutra chromosome 9, mLutLut1.2, whole genome shotgun sequence DNA encodes these proteins:
- the LOC125109739 gene encoding 60S ribosomal protein L37a, protein MAKRTKKVGIVGKYGTRYGASLRKMVKKIEISQHAKYTCSFCGKTKMKRRAVGIWHCGSCMKTVAGGAWTYNTTSAVTVKSAIRRLKELKDQ, encoded by the coding sequence ATGGCTAAACGCACCAAGAAAGTTGGAATCGTGGGCAAATACGGGACCCGTTATGGTGCCTCCCTCAGGAAGATGGTGAAGAAGATTGAGATAAGCCAGCACGCCAAGTACACTTGCTCCTTCTGTGGCAAAACCAAGATGAAAAGACGAGCTGTGGGGATCTGGCATTGTGGCTCCTGCATGAAAACCGTCGCTGGTGGCGCCTGGACCTACAACACCACTTCTGCTGTCACAGTAAAGTCTGCCATCAGAAGACTGAAGGAATTGAAAGACCAGTAG